A genome region from Stenotrophomonas maltophilia includes the following:
- the kdpC gene encoding potassium-transporting ATPase subunit KdpC, producing the protein MNRSASTSSSLSREPKAEARVASLQDDARWRPAIGLGLATLLLAGAVYAGIATGFAGLAFPGQAEGSLLRDDSGQVRGSVWLAQPFTGDGYFQARPSAANYDPMAAAGSNMARSNPALAERVAASTAAVAAREGVAPAQVPADLVTQSGGGLDPQLSPAAAQLQVARVARARGLPVERVQALVQAHTEGRQWGLFGQPRVNVVTLNFALDHAAKAP; encoded by the coding sequence ATGAACCGTTCTGCTTCCACCTCGTCTTCCCTGTCCCGTGAACCGAAGGCCGAGGCCCGCGTAGCCAGCCTGCAGGATGACGCCCGCTGGCGTCCGGCGATCGGCCTGGGCCTGGCCACCCTGCTGCTGGCCGGTGCGGTCTACGCCGGCATTGCAACCGGCTTTGCCGGCCTGGCATTCCCGGGACAGGCCGAAGGCAGCCTGCTGCGCGATGACAGTGGCCAGGTGCGCGGCTCGGTATGGCTGGCGCAGCCGTTCACCGGTGATGGCTACTTCCAGGCACGGCCGTCGGCCGCCAACTACGATCCGATGGCGGCCGCCGGTTCCAACATGGCGCGCAGCAACCCCGCGCTGGCCGAGCGCGTCGCTGCCAGCACCGCTGCGGTGGCTGCACGGGAAGGTGTCGCGCCAGCGCAGGTTCCGGCCGATCTGGTCACCCAGTCCGGCGGCGGTCTCGATCCGCAGTTGTCGCCGGCCGCCGCACAGCTGCAGGTGGCGCGCGTGGCGCGTGCGCGAGGCCTGCCAGTGGAACGCGTGCAGGCGCTGGTGCAGGCGCATACCGAAGGCCGCCAGTGGGGCCTGTTCGGGCAGCCACGGGTAAACGTGGTGACCTTGAACTTCGCGCTGGACCATGCAGCCAAGGCACCGTGA
- the kdpB gene encoding potassium-transporting ATPase subunit KdpB codes for MSTHASSTRSSLAPRPALLDAAGLRRALVEAVRKLSPMHLVRSPVMAVVMAGTIVAAIVTLTGNAPLGFGLAVTAILLVTVLFGNFAEAVAEARGRGQAASLRRARQDLVARRLAAPQPGAAETQVPAAELRPGDHVIVSAGELVPADGEIVQGLATINEAAVTGESAPVLREAGTDRSGVIGGTKVLSDQIIVRVTAEPGHSFLDRMIALVEGANRQKTPNEIALTLLLAAMTLTFLVVVATLPAIGAAVGVQVDPLLLIALLVCLIPTTIGGLLPAIGIAGMNRALAANVLAKSGKAVEVAGDVDVLLLDKTGTITYGDRQASHFHPLAAIDASQLREAALLSSLADPTPEGKSIVRLAREQGCATAEPDHADYLAFTAQTRMSGVDLEHGRQIRKGAADAIRAHVQSLGGNVPAELAGRVEQVARNGATPLVVAEGRHVLGVIELSDVVKHGMREKFAQLRAMGIRTVMITGDNPLTAAAIAAEAGVDDYIAEARPEDKLARIRQEQAGGRLVAMVGDGTNDAPALAQADIGLAMNSGTQAAKEAGNMVDLDSDPAKLLAVVEVGKQQLITRGALTTFSLANDVSKYFAILPALFAAAVPTMAALNVMQLSSPRNAVLAALIFNALVIPALIPLALRGVRFRPATATALLRRNMLVYGLGGVLLPFAAIKLIDLLLVLVFGA; via the coding sequence ATGAGTACCCACGCAAGTTCAACCCGTAGTTCCCTCGCACCGCGCCCTGCCCTGCTCGATGCCGCAGGCCTGCGCCGTGCACTGGTCGAGGCGGTGCGCAAGCTGTCGCCGATGCACCTGGTGCGCAGCCCGGTGATGGCGGTGGTGATGGCCGGCACGATCGTCGCCGCCATCGTCACCCTGACCGGCAATGCGCCGCTGGGCTTTGGCCTGGCGGTGACCGCGATCCTGCTGGTGACCGTGCTGTTCGGCAACTTCGCCGAAGCCGTGGCCGAAGCGCGCGGCCGTGGCCAGGCTGCATCGCTGCGCCGTGCCCGCCAGGATCTGGTGGCGCGCCGTCTGGCCGCACCGCAGCCGGGTGCCGCCGAAACCCAGGTACCGGCTGCGGAGCTGCGCCCGGGCGACCATGTGATCGTCAGTGCCGGTGAACTGGTGCCGGCCGATGGCGAGATCGTGCAGGGCCTGGCGACCATCAACGAAGCGGCCGTGACCGGCGAATCGGCACCGGTGCTGCGCGAAGCCGGTACCGACCGTTCCGGCGTGATCGGCGGTACCAAGGTGCTGTCCGACCAGATCATCGTGCGGGTGACCGCCGAGCCGGGCCACAGCTTCCTGGACCGGATGATCGCGCTGGTGGAAGGCGCCAATCGCCAGAAGACCCCGAACGAGATCGCGCTGACCCTGCTGCTGGCGGCGATGACGCTGACCTTCCTGGTAGTGGTGGCAACGCTGCCGGCGATCGGTGCAGCGGTGGGCGTGCAGGTTGATCCGCTGCTGCTGATCGCGCTGCTGGTGTGCCTGATCCCGACCACCATCGGTGGCCTGCTGCCAGCCATCGGCATTGCCGGCATGAACCGGGCGCTGGCTGCCAACGTGCTGGCCAAGTCGGGCAAGGCGGTGGAAGTGGCGGGCGACGTAGACGTGCTGCTGCTCGACAAGACCGGCACCATCACCTACGGCGACCGGCAGGCCAGCCACTTCCATCCGTTGGCCGCTATCGACGCCAGCCAGCTGCGTGAAGCGGCACTGCTGTCCTCGCTGGCCGACCCGACTCCGGAGGGCAAGTCGATCGTGCGCCTGGCGCGCGAGCAGGGTTGCGCCACCGCCGAACCGGACCATGCCGACTACCTGGCCTTCACTGCCCAGACCCGCATGTCCGGCGTGGACCTGGAACATGGGCGGCAGATCCGCAAGGGCGCCGCCGATGCCATCCGCGCGCATGTGCAGTCGCTGGGCGGCAACGTGCCGGCCGAGCTGGCCGGTCGTGTCGAGCAGGTCGCGCGCAACGGCGCCACCCCGCTGGTGGTGGCCGAGGGCCGCCACGTGCTGGGTGTGATCGAGCTGTCGGACGTGGTCAAGCACGGCATGCGCGAGAAGTTCGCGCAGCTGCGGGCGATGGGCATCCGCACGGTGATGATCACCGGTGACAACCCGCTGACCGCCGCCGCCATCGCTGCCGAAGCCGGTGTGGACGACTACATCGCCGAAGCGCGGCCGGAAGACAAGCTGGCGCGCATCCGCCAGGAACAGGCCGGCGGTCGCCTGGTGGCAATGGTCGGCGACGGCACCAACGACGCCCCGGCGCTGGCCCAGGCCGATATCGGCCTGGCGATGAACTCCGGTACGCAGGCGGCGAAGGAGGCCGGCAACATGGTCGACCTCGATTCGGACCCGGCCAAGCTGCTGGCGGTGGTGGAAGTGGGCAAGCAGCAGCTGATCACCCGCGGCGCGCTGACCACCTTCTCGCTGGCCAACGACGTCTCCAAGTACTTCGCGATCCTGCCGGCGCTGTTCGCCGCTGCCGTTCCGACCATGGCCGCACTGAACGTGATGCAGCTGTCGAGCCCGCGCAACGCCGTGCTGGCGGCGCTGATCTTCAACGCCCTGGTGATTCCCGCTCTGATCCCGCTCGCCCTGCGTGGCGTGCGCTTCCGCCCGGCCACCGCGACGGCGCTGCTGCGCCGGAACATGCTGGTGTACGGCCTCGGCGGCGTGTTGCTGCCGTTCGCGGCGATCAAGCTGATCGACCTCCTTCTTGTCCTGGTATTCGGCGCATGA
- a CDS encoding sensor histidine kinase, producing the protein MTDARTRQADALVEGLQREAGGKLTVFLGAAPGVGKTYAMLTRAQEQLRRGVDLVVGLVETHGRADTQALLEGLPQLPLKDVAYHGHALQEMDLDAVLARHPALVLVDELAHRNAPGSRHERRWQDVMELLDAGIDVWTTVNIQHLESLNDVVMRITGVRVSETVPDVVLDRLHDIVLVDLPPRELIARLQQGKVYVPEQAAQALQAFFSPANLTALRELAMQEAADRVDSSLREARAARGESNLPLRRGVLVAIDGGGQSEYLVRVARRIAERRDAPWTVVTVQGRRQDEATRREIDAAFALARRLGGDAELLHGSSIADALLDHAAHNGVSTLVLGRTRERPLARMFNRTLTQQLIQRGAHYEITIISTPQARARSRREGLLPPMRGISYEPVQALVATALACAVAWLAERWVGMADLSMVFIVAVVLVAARTRASVAVMAAILCFLAYNFLFIAPRFTFAIGARQGVITVFLFLAAALVAGRLASRLRMQVIALRAANRHARARQQLGRQLASAAGNGEVAQAGRLALEQAMDVPSWLRIGADTASGGRSQPGDTDLAAADWALRHGQPSGRFTDTLAGAQWWFLPLLDGEDRAIGVAGLYLPGAQARLLPEQRQLAEAMVDDIAQAALRTRLVAELEQAHVSNETERLRSALLSSVSHDLRSPLAAMIGSADSLASYGAAMDTTDRRALLDTILVEGERLDRYIQNLLDMTRLGHEGLKINRDWIGVDELIGSAARRLQRYQPKVRLELDIPATLAPIWVHPALVEQAVFNVMENAAKFSPPDAAVQVQARELDGQLRIDVIDAGPGIPDDERARIFDMFYSVERGDRGRHGTGLGLTICQGMIGAHGGSVQALPGRDGRGTLIRITLPLLKPASHDEPDSD; encoded by the coding sequence ATGACTGATGCGCGTACCCGCCAGGCCGATGCCCTGGTCGAAGGCCTGCAACGCGAAGCTGGCGGCAAGCTGACCGTGTTCCTCGGCGCGGCGCCGGGCGTGGGCAAGACCTACGCCATGCTGACCCGCGCGCAGGAACAGCTGCGCCGCGGCGTCGACCTGGTGGTCGGGCTGGTGGAAACCCATGGCCGTGCCGATACCCAGGCGCTGCTGGAGGGGCTGCCGCAGTTGCCGCTGAAGGACGTGGCCTACCACGGCCACGCCCTGCAGGAGATGGACCTGGATGCCGTGCTCGCACGGCATCCAGCGTTGGTGCTGGTGGACGAACTGGCCCATCGCAATGCACCGGGCAGCCGTCACGAGCGGCGCTGGCAGGATGTGATGGAGCTGCTGGACGCCGGCATCGATGTCTGGACCACGGTCAACATCCAGCATCTGGAAAGCCTCAATGATGTGGTGATGCGCATCACCGGCGTGCGGGTCAGCGAGACCGTGCCCGATGTCGTGCTCGACCGCCTGCACGACATCGTGCTGGTCGACCTGCCACCGCGCGAGCTGATCGCGCGCCTGCAGCAGGGCAAGGTCTATGTGCCGGAACAGGCCGCGCAGGCCCTGCAGGCGTTCTTCTCGCCGGCGAACCTGACCGCGCTGCGCGAACTGGCCATGCAGGAGGCTGCCGACCGCGTCGACAGCAGCCTGCGCGAGGCACGCGCCGCCCGTGGCGAGAGCAACCTGCCACTGCGCCGCGGCGTGCTGGTGGCGATCGACGGCGGTGGCCAGAGTGAATACCTGGTGCGCGTGGCGCGCCGCATCGCCGAGCGCCGCGACGCACCGTGGACCGTGGTGACCGTGCAGGGGCGGCGCCAGGATGAAGCGACACGGCGCGAGATCGATGCCGCCTTCGCGCTGGCACGGCGGCTGGGTGGCGACGCCGAACTGTTGCACGGATCGAGCATCGCCGACGCCCTGCTCGACCACGCCGCGCACAACGGCGTGTCGACCCTGGTGCTGGGCCGGACCCGCGAACGCCCGCTGGCACGGATGTTCAACCGGACGTTGACCCAGCAGCTGATCCAGCGCGGCGCGCATTACGAGATCACCATCATCAGCACCCCGCAGGCACGTGCGCGCTCGCGCCGCGAGGGCCTGCTGCCACCGATGCGCGGCATCAGCTACGAGCCGGTGCAGGCGCTGGTCGCCACGGCGCTGGCCTGTGCGGTGGCATGGCTGGCCGAACGCTGGGTAGGCATGGCCGACCTGTCGATGGTGTTCATCGTGGCGGTGGTGCTGGTGGCTGCGCGCACGCGCGCCAGCGTGGCGGTGATGGCGGCGATCCTGTGCTTCCTCGCCTACAACTTCCTGTTCATCGCGCCACGCTTCACCTTCGCCATCGGTGCACGCCAGGGCGTGATCACCGTGTTCCTGTTCCTGGCCGCCGCACTGGTCGCCGGGCGCCTGGCCTCGCGCCTGCGCATGCAGGTGATCGCGCTGCGCGCGGCCAACCGTCATGCGCGTGCGCGCCAGCAGCTGGGACGGCAGCTGGCCAGTGCGGCCGGTAATGGTGAAGTGGCGCAGGCCGGGCGCCTGGCGCTGGAACAGGCGATGGACGTTCCTTCGTGGCTGCGGATCGGCGCCGACACGGCATCCGGTGGCCGTTCGCAGCCGGGCGATACCGATCTGGCGGCGGCCGACTGGGCCCTGCGCCACGGCCAGCCCAGCGGCCGCTTCACCGATACCCTGGCCGGTGCGCAGTGGTGGTTCCTGCCGCTGCTGGATGGCGAAGACCGCGCCATCGGCGTGGCCGGCCTGTACCTGCCCGGCGCGCAGGCGCGCCTGCTGCCCGAGCAGCGGCAGCTGGCCGAGGCGATGGTCGACGATATCGCGCAGGCCGCGTTGCGCACCCGGCTGGTGGCCGAACTGGAACAGGCGCACGTCAGCAACGAGACCGAGCGGCTGCGCTCGGCCCTGCTCTCTTCGGTGTCGCACGACCTGCGCTCGCCGCTGGCAGCGATGATCGGCTCCGCCGACAGCCTGGCCAGCTATGGCGCGGCGATGGACACGACGGATCGACGCGCCCTGCTGGACACCATCCTGGTCGAAGGCGAACGCCTGGACCGCTACATCCAGAACCTGCTGGACATGACCCGGCTTGGCCACGAAGGCCTGAAGATCAATCGCGACTGGATCGGCGTGGACGAACTGATCGGCTCGGCGGCGCGGCGCCTGCAGCGCTACCAGCCGAAGGTGCGACTGGAGCTGGACATCCCAGCCACGCTGGCACCGATCTGGGTGCACCCCGCGCTGGTCGAACAGGCGGTGTTCAACGTGATGGAGAACGCCGCCAAGTTCTCACCGCCCGACGCCGCCGTGCAGGTGCAGGCGCGCGAGCTGGACGGCCAGCTGCGCATCGACGTGATCGATGCCGGACCCGGCATTCCCGACGACGAGCGCGCGCGCATCTTCGACATGTTCTACAGCGTCGAGCGCGGTGACCGCGGCCGCCACGGCACCGGCCTGGGCCTGACCATCTGCCAGGGCATGATCGGCGCGCATGGCGGCAGCGTGCAGGCGCTGCCCGGACGCGACGGTCGCGGTACCCTGATCCGCATCACCCTGCCCCTGCTCAAGCCAGCCTCCCACGATGAGCCCGACTCCGATTGA
- a CDS encoding response regulator transcription factor yields MSPTPIDASVPAARVLVIDDETQIRRFLDISLRAQGYQVRQAATGQEGLQLAASEDMDLVILDIGLPDMEGHEVLEQLRQWSQVPVIMLTVRAGEAEKVRALDTGANDYVTKPFGTQELMARVRALLRTRSVPSDGTPPVFDDGHLHVDLVRREVALGGEPVALTRKEYALLSLLLRNAGRVVTQPQILQEIWGPTHQHDTHYLRILVGKLRHKLGDSALDSRYLFTEPGVGLRFKG; encoded by the coding sequence ATGAGCCCGACTCCGATTGATGCCAGCGTGCCGGCCGCGCGCGTGCTGGTGATCGATGATGAAACCCAGATCCGCCGGTTCCTGGACATCAGCCTGCGCGCGCAGGGCTACCAGGTGCGGCAGGCCGCAACCGGCCAGGAAGGCCTGCAGCTGGCCGCCAGCGAGGACATGGACCTGGTGATCCTGGACATTGGCCTGCCGGACATGGAAGGCCATGAGGTACTGGAGCAGCTGCGGCAATGGAGCCAGGTACCGGTGATCATGCTGACCGTGCGTGCGGGTGAAGCCGAGAAGGTGCGCGCACTGGATACCGGCGCCAATGACTACGTAACCAAGCCGTTCGGTACCCAGGAACTGATGGCACGGGTGCGCGCGCTGCTGCGTACGCGCAGTGTGCCCAGCGATGGCACGCCGCCGGTGTTCGACGACGGCCACCTGCACGTGGACCTGGTGCGTCGCGAAGTCGCCCTCGGTGGCGAGCCGGTGGCGCTGACCCGCAAGGAATACGCGCTGCTGTCACTGCTGCTGCGCAATGCCGGGCGGGTGGTGACCCAGCCACAGATCCTGCAGGAGATCTGGGGGCCGACCCACCAGCATGACACCCACTACCTGCGCATCCTGGTCGGCAAGCTGCGGCACAAGCTGGGCGATTCCGCGCTGGATTCGCGCTACCTGTTCACCGAACCGGGCGTGGGGTTGCGGTTCAAGGGGTAG
- the kdpA gene encoding potassium-transporting ATPase subunit KdpA translates to MTEMLVIIAASLLLAWPLGLYLARVMHGTPMKVDVLFHWIEKPLYKVLGVDPSRAMSWRGYVLAFVLSNVMVAVLTQAVFMTQAWLPLNPDQIPNMRWDTALHTMISFLTNTNQQHYSGQAQLSYLSQMTGITGLQVVTPMMGLALAVATLRALFSRAPQAAAANGAGDDRQVAVGNYYVDVVRLCVRFLLPLCLVWTLLLTSQGVPSTMAGGPQAAPIDASAGMAQQKLPLGPVAAMVAAKQLGANGGGWYGPNSSFPLENPTPLSNALEIVGILLVPMAVIFMIGAFTGRRRFGALVFSCMLGMSLLSTGAMMWSEGHSASAATPLLMEGKEVRFGADGTALWAAVTTQVSNGSVNGMHDSLAPLSGGIAMVNMLVSAIWGGIGCGLQQFIVYLLLGVFLAGLMTGRTPELFGRKLETPQVRLLALLVLLQPITLLVFTAITLAVPGLAGTSNPGFHGISQVFYEYVSAYANNGSGFEGLGDATLWWNLSCSLVLLLGRFPLLIIPLVVAAQLAAKRQAPESAGSLQIETPTFALTLVSVIVILTVLQFMPALVLGPIADHLSLGLH, encoded by the coding sequence ATGACTGAGATGCTTGTGATTATTGCCGCCAGCCTGCTGCTGGCGTGGCCGCTGGGTCTGTACCTGGCGCGGGTGATGCACGGCACGCCGATGAAGGTCGACGTGCTGTTCCACTGGATCGAAAAGCCGCTGTACAAGGTGCTTGGCGTCGATCCATCGCGCGCCATGTCCTGGCGCGGCTATGTGCTGGCCTTCGTGCTGAGCAACGTGATGGTCGCGGTGCTGACCCAGGCGGTGTTCATGACCCAGGCCTGGTTGCCGTTGAACCCGGACCAGATCCCGAACATGCGCTGGGACACCGCGCTGCACACGATGATCTCGTTCCTGACCAACACCAACCAGCAGCACTACTCGGGCCAGGCGCAGCTGTCCTACCTCTCGCAGATGACCGGCATCACTGGCCTGCAGGTGGTGACGCCGATGATGGGCCTGGCGCTGGCGGTGGCCACGCTGCGCGCGTTGTTCTCGCGTGCGCCGCAGGCTGCGGCGGCCAACGGGGCCGGCGATGACCGGCAGGTCGCGGTCGGCAACTACTACGTGGACGTGGTGCGCCTGTGCGTGCGCTTCCTGCTGCCGCTGTGCCTGGTGTGGACGCTGCTGCTGACCAGCCAGGGCGTGCCCTCGACGATGGCCGGCGGGCCGCAGGCTGCGCCAATCGATGCCAGCGCCGGCATGGCCCAGCAGAAACTGCCGCTGGGCCCGGTCGCGGCGATGGTCGCGGCCAAGCAGCTGGGCGCCAACGGCGGCGGCTGGTATGGCCCGAACAGCAGTTTCCCGCTGGAGAATCCAACCCCGCTGTCGAATGCGCTGGAAATCGTCGGCATCCTGCTGGTGCCGATGGCAGTGATCTTCATGATCGGTGCGTTCACCGGCCGGCGTCGCTTCGGCGCCCTGGTGTTCAGCTGCATGCTGGGCATGTCGCTGCTGTCCACCGGCGCGATGATGTGGAGCGAGGGCCATAGCGCCAGCGCCGCCACGCCGCTGCTGATGGAAGGCAAGGAGGTGCGCTTCGGTGCCGATGGCACCGCGCTGTGGGCGGCGGTGACCACCCAGGTGTCCAACGGCTCGGTGAACGGCATGCACGATTCGCTGGCGCCGCTCAGTGGCGGCATCGCGATGGTCAACATGCTGGTCAGCGCGATCTGGGGCGGCATCGGCTGTGGCCTGCAGCAGTTCATCGTGTACCTGCTGCTGGGCGTGTTCCTGGCCGGGTTGATGACCGGACGTACGCCGGAACTGTTCGGCCGCAAGCTGGAGACGCCACAGGTACGCCTGCTGGCCCTGCTGGTGCTGCTGCAGCCGATCACCCTGCTGGTATTCACCGCGATCACCCTGGCCGTGCCCGGCCTGGCCGGCACCTCCAATCCCGGATTCCATGGCATCAGCCAGGTGTTCTACGAGTACGTGTCGGCCTACGCCAACAACGGTTCGGGCTTCGAAGGGCTGGGTGACGCCACGCTGTGGTGGAACCTGAGCTGCTCGCTGGTGCTGCTGCTGGGCCGCTTCCCGCTGCTGATCATCCCGCTGGTGGTAGCCGCCCAGCTGGCCGCCAAGCGCCAGGCGCCGGAGTCTGCCGGCAGCCTGCAGATCGAAACCCCGACCTTCGCCCTGACCCTGGTCTCGGTGATCGTCATCCTGACCGTGCTGCAGTTCATGCCGGCGCTGGTACTCGGCCCGATCGCCGACCACCTGAGCCTGGGACTGCACTGA
- a CDS encoding potassium-transporting ATPase subunit F: MSPWLSLLCGVLVLVAAAYLLYVVLRPESF, from the coding sequence ATGTCCCCCTGGCTGTCGTTGTTGTGTGGCGTGCTGGTGCTGGTCGCCGCCGCCTATCTCCTTTATGTCGTGCTGCGGCCCGAGTCGTTCTGA